Proteins from a genomic interval of Corythoichthys intestinalis isolate RoL2023-P3 chromosome 3, ASM3026506v1, whole genome shotgun sequence:
- the foxb2 gene encoding forkhead box protein B2 produces MPRPGKNSYSDQKPPYSYISLTAMAIQNSQDKMLPLSDIYKFIMERFPYYRDNTQRWQNSLRHNLSFNDCFIKIPRRPDQPGKGSFWALHPDCGDMFENGSFLRRRKRFKVLRAELAACKSSPMLHYFHHLQPGGKTGHQEPSSGRLPLTHQQPTHFQSYGGVACAQPGGFKHPFAIENIISRDYKGVVPLTSVMHHLGYPLPPQLMSSVWPHVGMLPEPLAPSSEYLPFGVQQKSMYHHHHHPSANGPALPAVPVPIKPTPALMSHSLSGICPPASTSSPSHQGDALEGKGNLLHPALLLS; encoded by the coding sequence ATGCCGCGACCCGGGAAAAACTCCTACAGTGACCAGAAGCCTCCTTATTCGTACATCTCCCTCACTGCCATGGCCATCCAGAACTCCCAGGACAAGATGCTGCCTCTGAGTGACATCTACAAGTTCATCATGGAACGGTTTCCCTACTACAGGGACAACACGCAGCGCTGGCAGAACTCCCTGCGTCACAATTTGTCCTTCAACGACTGCTTCATCAAGATCCCGAGGCGGCCCGACCAGCCGGGCAAAGGCAGCTTCTGGGCCCTGCACCCCGACTGCGGCGACATGTTCGAAAACGGCAGCTTCCTGCGCCGCCGTAAGCGTTTCAAGGTGCTGCGCGCCGAGCTGGCGGCGTGCAAAAGCTCGCCCATGTTGCACTACTTCCACCACCTGCAGCCGGGCGGCAAGACGGGTCACCAGGAGCCCTCAAGCGGCCGCTTGCCTCTCACGCACCAACAGCCGACGCACTTCCAGAGCTACGGGGGCGTCGCTTGCGCGCAGCCGGGTGGTTTTAAACACCCGTTTGCCATTGAGAACATCATCAGCCGGGACTACAAGGGAGTCGTGCCCCTCACCTCTGTCATGCACCACCTGGGCTACCCGCTGCCCCCTCAGCTGATGAGCTCCGTGTGGCCTCACGTCGGGATGCTGCCCGAGCCTCTGGCTCCTTCATCGGAGTACCTACCCTTCGGGGTCCAGCAAAAAAGCATGTACCACCACCACCATCACCCCAGTGCGAACGGGCCAGCGCTACCCGCCGTGCCGGTACCGATAAAGCCCACGCCGGCCCTCATGTCACATAGCCTGAGCGGGATATGCCCCCCGGCCTCCACCTCATCTCCATCCCATCAAGGTGATGCTCTAGAGGGGAAAGGCAACCTCCTGCACCCAGCTCTCCTGCTGTCTTAA